GATCTTCGCCACCACACCATCGGCGATGGTCGTATGGCCGCGCGACCCCGGATCGCTTCCGTGCGGCACCCCCGCACTCTTCCCGCCGCGCTCGCCCAATGATCCCGCGCGAGGGGTCTCGGGCCGGTTCGGCAGTCCGGTATCCGTCATCTTCGGTCACCACTTTCCGACGCCACAGGCAGCCTGTCGTGCCCCTTCCTTTTCCTTCACGCTAACGGCGAATGCCCGACCTCGCTCAGGCAAGTGGCATGTGAGCGATGTCGGGCACTGCGCCAAGAGACGGCGGTGACATCCCACGCAGAGGGGGCGGTCGGTCAACGACGACGCAGTTGCGTCACTCGCGGAGATCGGCCGAGTGGATCACGCCTTCTCCAGGTGGCATGTACCGGTGACGCAACGGCCCCGGCGTATACACACCGGGGCCGCCCTTCCGGGTCGTTGCACGTGAGAGTGCGCGGACCCACTCACCAGGGTATGCCGGGGCATCATTTCAGTCATATCGGTCGCATGGGAGAAAATGGCTGTCACGTGACCGGCCGGAGCCCTGAGGGCGGCCCGTGCCGTGTCAGTCGCTGTCCTTCTCCTCGGTCTCCATGAACTGGATCCCCTTGTGCTTCAGCGTGACCATCGCGGGTGTGTTTCCTCTCGCCCAGTCGACCTGGATCAGTCCCTCGGCCGCCAAGTACGTGCAGGCGGCGGCCAGGTCCTCCTCGGGCATGGCCAGGTCCTCGCGCAACTGCGCCCCGGTGAGGCCGAGGAGGCGATTGCCTTCCATGGCCTCGTACAGGCTCTTCATGATCGCCTCGCGGTAATGCTGCCGCTCGTGCAGTGTCGCCATGGTCGCCTGCCTCTCGTGCCGGCACTGACGGAAACCCGGACGTCCGGGCGGTATCCACCTTCCCCCGCTGAGGGTCGTCTCCTCGGATTTCGTCCGGCTGTGTGTGATCGTCCCGGGAGGACTGGCTGGTCAGCAGCCAGGAGCGCACCGGCTCCGCCATGCGCGTGGTGTCCACGGTGAGGTGGAGGCGTGTTCCGCCACCAGCGCCTGCGGGGTTGCTGCGCGCTTCGGTGGCGGCGAAACAACGGCGGAGAAGCTCCACGACATGGCGAGCCGCCTCCGGGTCCGCGGCGACGATACGAACCTCCGCGTGCCCGGCCGACGGCAGTTTCCGGGAATTCGTGGTGACCCCTTGCTCATGCAGGGCCACGTGCATCAGGGGCGACGTGTCAGTGGGTGCGACGGCCGTCGCCCCATGCCCACCCCGGCTGGAAGCAGGTCTGCGTCATCAGCGGCTCCCCTCGCGATGTTCACGGCGTGTGGTGTCGGCAGGAGGAGCCTTCGGTGCGGTCGCATGTGAACTCTTACGGGTTCGCCGACCGATTCCCGGTAGGGCGTCGCTGTAGCGGAACGCCCCGATCCTTTCGTCATGCTGCGCGTTGAGCCGGTGGATCAGGAACATTCCCGCGATGATCACGAAGATGATCACGGCGACGGTGACGGCTGTCTCCACGTCCTCACCTCCTCAGGGCGGAACTCAAGATTCCCGATCGCGGCTCCGGCCGCCGAAGCGACTGGCTCCGCCGTCGGTCCCCCATTCCTCTTCCCGGCTCCGAGCCTCCGCCGCGTCGTGGCCGATGGCCTCGTCGGCCATCAGACCGCTGGCGGTGCGGATACCTCCTGGGACGGTTGCTGCTGCCATCAGCCGGGCGGCGGCGGCCGGCTCCGTCTCCGGAGGGATCACCAGCAGGTCCAGGCGGCCCACCGTGCTGGAGAGGAGGATCACTTTGTTCGGGTCCTGCTCGTCGGCGAACCAGCCGACATGCACCGTGTGCCCTGAATGCACCGTGTGCCCTGTGCCGGGGAGCTTGCGCGGGATGACGGGCCAGTGGGCCGGGTTCACGGTGACGTGGGTGATCCGGCCCCAGCACGCGTCCAGCGCGTTCGTCAGAGTGGGGATCTCCCGGAGGAGATCACGGGAGCGGGGCCACCAGGCACCGTCCAGGAGACCTGGAACCGAGCCGGCCGGGGCCAGGGACAGCCTGGCCGACGCCGAAGGCAGGCGCTCTTTGACGATCGTAGGTTCGATGGTCGCGGTCATGACGCGGACCTGTCCCCGGCCTCCTCCTGGAGGTCGGTGTTGTTGCTCGCCGGGAACGACACCGACGTGGCGGCCGGTGTGCGAAGTGCTCCCGTCCGCTTCACTCTACGCCGCTCCGAGGCCCAGGGGCGCGCTCGTGAGCAGGCACGTGAGCAGGCACTTTACCGAGAGGTATCGAGTCCGGCACCGCCGGCGAGCGCAGCCGGTGCGGAGGCGCACGACTTACGGTGAGAGGACGATTGAGAGGATGCTTGAGAGGACGAGGTGCCGCGTTCGGCGGGGACACCGGATTCTCGCGGCGCCCCTCGCCGCCGTCGTCGTGCGGTCGTAACCATCCCGCCCACGCGCCTGCCGCGGTACAGCGCGACGGGGCCGGCGGAGGCGAAGAACATGATCTGCCCGATCCTCATCCCCGCGTAGACGCGCAGAGGGCGGATGGGCGTGAGCATCAGCGTCCACTGGCCGTGGGAACCGATGTCGCCGACGGGGCGGTGATCTCGGGACCCGTGAGGATCATTGCGTCTCAGCCTGGCGCACACCGGGCGAGGCCCGCCCCCCGGAGAGAGTGAGCTGGTGCGCTGCCATGAGCCCCACCCGCCGACTTCGCCAGGGGTTCATCCGCATTCGCGAAGCCGCTCCGCCGAGCCCGGTAAACGGCCTCTGACCAGCAAAAACGCCCTCCCGATGGGAGGGCGGAGCATGGGCGCCCCCGGCAGGACTCGAACCTGCGGCCAAGCGCTTAGAAGGCGCCTGCTCTATCCACTGAGCTACGGGGGCCGGTTGTGGTGGCCTCGGTCGTGGTGCCCGGGGTGTGGGCTGACCCGTGACGATGCCGGGGACAAGGATAGGGCTCCCGCGTCCATGTCCCAGTTGCTTCGCCTCCGTGGCTCGATGTGGAGGTTCGGTGAAGCGGTCCTGATAATCGCAGGCAGGTGCGAATCGCGCACCGCTTTTGGCCTCCTGCGCCCCGGGTGTTGTGCACTCGTTATGCCTGGACTGTGCCTGTGTCCCAGTCGCCCCTTCCGTCCCTTGTGTCCTGTCGGCGCGCAGACATGCTCATATGCTTCAGAATTCCCCTAAAATTGGGCATTCTTCGCATGTGGTGACCTTGGACGTACGGCCTCAGCTGCTCGACGCACTCTCCGCCCTGCGCGACCGTGTCGCTGCCGCACGCTTCCCGCTGCCCCTGGCGGGGGCCCCACGCGCGCGTGCCAACCGCGACGAACTGCTCGCGCAGCTCGACGACTATTTGGTGCCCCGCCTGAGAGAGCCCGAAGCGCCCTTGCTGGCCGTGGTGGGAGGATCCACCGGGGCCGGGAAATCGACGCTCGTCAACTCCCTCGTGGGCAGACGCGTGACCGAGGCGGGCGTGCTGCGGCCGACGACGCGAAATCCGGTGCTCGTCTGCCATCCGGAGGACCATCACTGGTTCAGCGGGA
Above is a window of Streptomyces sp. DT2A-34 DNA encoding:
- a CDS encoding DUF5994 family protein, with the protein product MTATIEPTIVKERLPSASARLSLAPAGSVPGLLDGAWWPRSRDLLREIPTLTNALDACWGRITHVTVNPAHWPVIPRKLPGTGHTVHSGHTVHVGWFADEQDPNKVILLSSTVGRLDLLVIPPETEPAAAARLMAAATVPGGIRTASGLMADEAIGHDAAEARSREEEWGTDGGASRFGGRSRDRES